A single genomic interval of Melanotaenia boesemani isolate fMelBoe1 chromosome 4, fMelBoe1.pri, whole genome shotgun sequence harbors:
- the pcdh10a gene encoding protocadherin-10a isoform X3 has translation MIWLILLLSILDGAFSQLHYSVPEEQEPGTVVGNIAEDLGLDITKLSARRFQTVPSSRTPYLEVNLENGALVVKEKIDREEICKQTIPCLLHLEVFLENPLELFRVEIEVMDINDNPPSFPETDISVEISESAIPGTRFPVENAFDPDVGTNALNTYAITNNNYFYLDVQTQSDGNKFAELVLEKPLDREQQAVHRYVLTAVDGGIPQRTGTALLVVKVLDSNDNAPTFDQSVYTVNLRENSPVGSLVIQLNATDVDEGQNGEIVYSFSSHNSPRIKDIFNIDGRTGRIEVAGEVDYEESNTHQIYVQAKDLGANAVPAHCKVLVKLLDVNDNTPEIGFSTVTESVSEQDAPGTVIALFSVSDRDSGENGQMSCEILGDVPFKLKSSFKNYYTIVTDGPLDRENTDSYTITVVAKDKGQPSLATSKSIKVHVSDENDNAPRFTQAVYDVYVTENNVPGAFIHAVSASDPDIGQNALITYSILECDIQGMSVDTYVSINQDTGYLYALRSFDYEQLKEFSFMVQAKDSGAAELFSNATVNVIIVDQNDNAPTVIAPIGKNGTAKEHLPRSAEPGYLVTRIVAMDADDGENARLSYSILRGNEMGMFRMDWRTGELRTARRISPKRDPQGFYDLLIEVRDHGQPPLSSSASVSVILVDSVVEGNRGDRGPASRAKETSLDLTLILIIALGSVSFVFLLAMIVLAVRCQKDKKLNLYTCLFAGDCCLCCGSCCSRQARGRKQKKLSKSDIMLVQSTNVTSGVGPVGQVPVEESGVGSVGGGFGSHHHQNQNSYCYQVCLTPESAKTDLMFLKPCSPSRSTDTDHTNPCGAIVTGYSDQQPDIISNGSILSSETKHQRAELSYLVDRPRRVNSSAFQEADIVSSKDSGHGDSEQGDSDHDATNRGHSAGADLFSNCTEECKALGHSDRCWMPSFVPSDGRQGPDYRSNLHVPGMDATLPDTEPAKGFASSFHVDLSETA, from the exons ATGATTTGGTTAATATTACTGCTCTCCATTCTGGATGGAGCCTTTTCTCAGCTACACTACTCCGTGCCAGAGGAGCAGGAGCCTGGCACTGTGGTTGGGAATATTGCAGAGGATTTGGGGCTGGACATTACCAAACTTTCGGCTCGCCGCTTCCAGACGGTGCCTAGTTCACGGACACCTTATCTGGAGGTAAACTTAGAAAATGGTGCGCTGGTGGTGAAGGAGAAAATTGACCGGGAAGAAATCTGTAAGCAGACCATCCCGTGCCTATTGCACCTGGAGGTGTTTCTGGAAAACCCACTGGAGCTATTTCGCGTGGAGATTGAGGTGATGGATATCAACGACAATCCACCTAGCTTTCCAGAGACAGACATTTCCGTGGAAATATCCGAGAGCGCTATTCCCGGGACGCGTTTCCCTGTGGAAAACGCCTTCGACCCCGACGTTGGCACAAACGCGCTAAACACATATGCCATAACGAATAATAACTATTTCTACCTTGATGTGCAGACACAGAGCGACGGGAACAAGTTCGCAGAGCTGGTATTGGAGAAGCCGCTGGACAGAGAGCAGCAGGCGGTGCACCGCTATGTGCTGACGGCTGTGGATGGGGGCATCCCGCAGCGGACTGGGACAGCTCTCCTGGTCGTTAAAGTTCTGGACTCTAATGACAATGCGCCCACGTTTGACCAGTCTGTGTACACAGTTAACCTGCGGGAAAACTCTCCCGTTGGCAGCCTTGTCATTCAGCTCAATGCCACGGATGTTGACGAGGGGCAAAATGGGGAAATAGTTTATTCTTTCAGCAGTCATAACAGCCCCCGGATAAAGGACATTTTCAATATTGATGGCAGAACGGGTAGGATAGAGGTGGCGGGTGAGGTAGACTACGAAGAGAGCAATACGCACCAGATTTATGTCCAGGCTAAAGATCTGGGGGCCAACGCTGTACCCGCGCACTGTAAAGTGCTAGTCAAACTCCTGGACGTGAACGATAACACACCAGAGATTGGTTTCAGCACTGTGACTGAATCTGTGAGCGAGCAGGATGCTCCGGGCACCGTTATTGCACTTTTTAGCGTCTCAGATCGGGACTCTGGTGAAAACGGGCAAATGAGCTGTGAGATACTTGGGGACGTTCCTTTCAAATTAAaatcatcttttaaaaattacTACACCATCGTAACAGACGGGCCGCTGGACAGAGAGAACACAGATTCATACACTATCACTGTGGTGGCCAAAGATAAAGGTCAGCCTTCACTAGCTACCAGCAAGTCCATTAAAGTGCACGTCTCTGATGAAAATGACAACGCGCCCCGTTTTACGCAGGCTGTTTATGATGTATATGTGACAGAGAATAACGTGCCCGGTGCTTTCATTCATGCTGTGAGCGCTTCGGACCCTGATATAGGACAGAATGCTCTCATTACCTACTCCATATTGGAGTGCGACATACAGGGCATGTCGGTGGACACGTATGTGTCCATAAACCAAGACACCGGCTACCTTTACGCGCTGCGCTCTTTTGATTATGAGCAGCTGAAGGAATTCAGCTTCATGGTGCAGGCAAAAGACTCAGGTGCTGCTGAACTGTTCTCTAATGCCACGGTAAATGTGATCATAGTTGACCAAAATGACAACGCTCCTACTGTCATAGCCCCAATTGGCAAAAACGGCACAGCCAAAGAGCATTTGCCGCGCTCTGCAGAACCCGGCTACCTGGTCACACGAATTGTGGCGATGGATGCAGATGATGGGGAGAACGCACGCCTGTCCTACAGCATCCTGCGGGGCAACGAGATGGGGATGTTCCGCATGGACTGGAGGACTGGAGAACTAAGGACTGCACGCAGGATCTCTCCCAAGCGGGACCCGCAGGGCTTCTACGACCTGCTGATAGAAGTGAGGGACCACGGACAGCCTCCTCTTTCATCCTCCGCTAGTGTGAGTGTAATATTAGTGGACAGCGTGGTCGAGGGCAACAGGGGAGATCGTGGCCCGGCCTCCAGAGCCAAGGAAACTTCCCTTGACCTCACCCTAATTCTCATAATCGCTTTAGGCTCCGTTTCCTTCGTTTTCCTGTTAGCCATGATAGTGCTGGCTGTGCGGTGCCAAAAGGACAAGAAACTCAACCTGTACACGTGCCTGTTCGCCGGTGACTGCTGTCTGTGCTGTGGCTCGTGCTGCAGCAGACAGGCTCGTGGTAGGAAACAGAAGAAGCTAAGTAAATCCGACATCATGTTAGTTCAGAGCACCAACGTGACGTCAGGAGTCGGGCCCGTTGGGCAGGTGCCAGTGGAAGAGTCTGGTGTGGGGAGCGTGGGAGGCGGGTTCGGctcccaccaccaccagaaCCAAAACTCGTACTGCTATCAGGTCTGTCTGACACCGGAGTCTGCCAAAACGGATCTGATGTTCCTCAAGCCGTGCAGCCCCTCCCGCAGCACTGACACGGACCACACCAACCCCTGCGGCGCGATAGTCACAGGTTACAGTGACCAGCAACCAGACATCATTTCTAATGGGAGCATTCTCTCCAGTGAG ACAAAACACCAACGAGCAGAACTCAGCTATCTGGTGGACAGACCCAGACGTGTCAACAG TTCCGCATTTCAAGAAGCTGACATCGTCAGCTCCAAAGACAGCGGTCATGGCGACAGCGAACAGGGTGACAGTGACCACGACGCCACAAACAGGGGTCATTCAGCCG